A single window of Chloroflexota bacterium DNA harbors:
- a CDS encoding response regulator — protein sequence MPDNNFAGDPRLDPFGAPSVLWRIIWLLAALSFVLLLLFHSHLTSHLNSAVHVVTNMQSIREQSLRASLEMFATQLKDQTRDYAIWDQMFDYVNNHDPQWAEDNLTWLETDQRIEGVAVLDIAGRPIFQSGSFVIWDIPLQARVFQTAQERLRDQIQMSTYVAADEGLYWLSACRIALDSAPEEPYNGYLLLADALDGEKKALIEKLAGVKEIHVVMGSPAEPEDPRDLEAARDGLLSEVPIPECIGAEDVRLRFTIPMPFLDPWLKEASVSITIVAFGVFLVIGLSVLALYLWVLQPLRRLNRAIARFGESGQWVAPSLQFREFTSLARTIGESLDRRRQAEEERARLLEELHRAQRLETIGTLASSLAHEFNNILSGILGHISLLKAQHSPGDRHYPELELIDQAAQKAVGLTGQLLALARRGKLDFQAVDLNDCVRAVLRFLEPSIDKRIQVRTQLQPTVATIRGDRNLIEQVLINLFLNARDAMPEGGELRLETREVVLDQAFCESHAGVTPGPYVCLSVADTGVGMDDETLAHVFEPFFTTKESGHGTGLGLYIAHAIVQNHGGFIDVRSKVGEGTVFDICFPASPRSAPTSSPAVVQEQRGGTILVMDDEELVRATLERMLGYLGYRVLLAKDGREGIEVFAQHRDEIDLVLIDMNMPTGGGQAFRELRRLRPDVRVLLISGFARDKAVQELLDEGALGFIAKPFTLEDLSRRVQEALAATPR from the coding sequence ATGCCAGACAACAACTTCGCTGGAGACCCCCGCCTCGATCCCTTCGGCGCTCCCTCCGTCCTGTGGCGAATCATCTGGCTCCTGGCAGCCCTATCCTTTGTCTTGCTCCTGCTCTTCCACTCCCACCTGACTTCCCACCTGAACAGCGCGGTCCACGTGGTAACCAACATGCAGAGCATCCGTGAGCAAAGCCTGCGCGCCAGCCTGGAGATGTTCGCCACGCAACTCAAAGATCAGACCAGGGATTACGCCATCTGGGACCAGATGTTTGATTATGTAAACAACCATGACCCCCAGTGGGCTGAGGATAACCTAACGTGGCTGGAGACAGACCAGAGGATCGAGGGAGTCGCCGTGTTGGACATTGCCGGTAGGCCCATCTTTCAATCCGGCAGTTTCGTTATCTGGGATATCCCTCTCCAAGCGCGGGTGTTCCAGACCGCCCAGGAGCGCCTGCGAGACCAAATTCAAATGTCCACCTATGTGGCTGCGGATGAGGGACTCTACTGGCTATCGGCGTGCCGGATCGCCCTCGATAGTGCTCCCGAGGAGCCGTACAATGGGTATCTGCTGCTGGCCGACGCCTTGGATGGGGAAAAGAAAGCCCTGATCGAGAAACTCGCTGGGGTGAAAGAGATACACGTAGTGATGGGTTCCCCAGCGGAACCAGAGGATCCTCGCGACCTTGAGGCAGCCAGAGACGGCCTCTTGAGCGAGGTGCCTATCCCAGAATGCATCGGTGCTGAGGATGTGAGGCTCCGATTCACCATCCCGATGCCATTTCTGGACCCCTGGCTGAAAGAGGCATCCGTTTCCATCACCATAGTGGCGTTTGGCGTGTTCCTGGTAATCGGTCTGAGTGTCCTGGCGCTATACCTATGGGTCCTCCAGCCTCTCCGCCGACTCAACCGGGCCATCGCCCGGTTCGGCGAGTCCGGCCAGTGGGTCGCCCCCTCGCTGCAGTTTCGCGAATTCACCTCCTTGGCGCGCACGATTGGGGAGAGCCTGGATCGCCGCCGGCAGGCCGAGGAAGAGCGAGCCCGGCTGTTAGAGGAACTCCACCGCGCCCAGAGATTGGAGACCATCGGTACCCTGGCTAGCAGCCTGGCCCACGAGTTCAACAATATCCTCAGCGGCATCCTCGGCCACATCTCCCTGCTGAAAGCCCAACATTCCCCTGGTGACAGGCACTATCCGGAATTAGAACTGATAGACCAGGCTGCCCAAAAGGCCGTCGGGTTGACGGGCCAACTGCTCGCCCTGGCCCGGCGCGGCAAGTTAGATTTCCAGGCGGTTGACCTCAACGATTGCGTCCGGGCGGTGCTCCGCTTCCTGGAACCATCCATAGACAAGCGGATCCAGGTGCGGACACAATTGCAGCCCACCGTGGCCACCATCCGGGGCGACCGAAACCTGATCGAGCAGGTTTTGATCAACTTGTTCCTCAACGCCCGAGATGCTATGCCAGAGGGTGGGGAACTGCGCCTCGAGACCCGGGAGGTGGTGCTGGATCAGGCTTTTTGCGAGAGCCATGCTGGGGTCACGCCGGGGCCATACGTTTGCCTCTCCGTCGCCGATACCGGCGTAGGAATGGATGACGAAACCCTGGCCCATGTCTTTGAACCTTTCTTCACCACCAAGGAATCGGGGCACGGCACTGGCCTGGGGTTGTACATCGCCCACGCCATCGTCCAGAACCATGGCGGCTTCATAGACGTCCGCAGCAAAGTGGGAGAGGGCACCGTATTCGACATCTGTTTTCCGGCCAGTCCCCGCAGCGCCCCGACAAGCAGCCCAGCCGTTGTCCAGGAACAGAGAGGCGGCACCATTCTGGTGATGGACGATGAGGAACTGGTCCGCGCCACGCTGGAGAGAATGCTCGGCTATCTCGGCTATCGAGTCCTCCTGGCCAAAGACGGACGTGAAGGGATCGAGGTCTTCGCCCAACACCGGGACGAGATTGACCTGGTGCTCATAGACATGAACATGCCTACGGGAGGCGGCCAGGCTTTCCGCGAGTTGAGGCGGCTCCGGCCCGACGTGAGAGTGCTCCTGATCTCTGGGTTCGCCCGAGACAAAGCGGTCCAGGAACTTCTGGATGAAGGGGCGTTGGGTTTCATCGCCAAGCCCTTCACCCTCGAGGATTTGTCGCGGCGGGTGCAGGAGGCACTCGCCGCAACCCCACGGTAG